Proteins encoded together in one Drosophila albomicans strain 15112-1751.03 chromosome 2R, ASM965048v2, whole genome shotgun sequence window:
- the LOC117574712 gene encoding zinc finger protein 1 isoform X1 has product MLSCLAPSSSRFGQEDNIIQQSMPSSTAFSMQFPSLASSLHHHQAHSKPSNVAASEEHATHATSATANAADDYLVKCTQCHKRFNEFQSLSEHIAREHPHDKLNYEPLRQAGAAQPESDAEEDEQSNLSSSSRRYNKSPSNNNNNNIETAKNQNNSSQQQLTSPLCSPVAQNQQQQQPPPPPSDLFAHLPHPPPQLPAHLHAQFMAAAALAMQSARSASSPSHPLHHHQQHQQQQQQHHQQQQQQLPQQAGQLLLPPPQTGSNSSVGSNSAYELDLSAPRSTSSPGSTTGDLSAAFPCMQCTAAFATREQLEQHQLLHSPTGQQTTQNVAQTCKICNKAFANVYRLQRHMISHDESALLRKFKCGLCEKAFKFKHHLKEHVRIHSGEKPFGCDKCGKRFSHSGSFSSHMTSKKCISMGLKQNNGNNSNQNNGNNSNSNSRQLLKSLDKNGRSPTDQMAGKRGCKLPLEATNPLLPNPMNYFAGEAQVPQVPAGAGAAANAAAPPFYPNYSAMSTALLAFPNAFMAAALDPRMHPYSIQRLLELTAAQQHQQQQLHREEQQQLEQQQHLEQQQPLYEPSREEEETPDEPKLVMDLEESELKPASPELPAAEPVVPLKQEPSREATPALLESAPATPQNIKQEAQEPQEQQEPELQLEEQEEEQQQVTTPQELRCSRCAKQFNHPTELVQHEKVLCGLIKEELEQHYQQQQQQQQQQQQQQQQLQQQQQQHSSFVLPSDAEEEEEDVEEEPRSMQDYNAGGSSDSGERKVRVRTAINEEQQQQLKQHYAHNARPSRDDFRLIASRLQLDARVVQVWFQNNRSRERKMQSYNNEPQVAATTTVAPTAAAAPSAADQPLDLSVKRDASPLYGLAPQPSALSVPTADFPESMAINLSRKLSSSASMSPASLSPCSGASSLQQSAAAAAAAALYFAPPSPPSHLHEAVPPLAPRGQPFANLPSYLMPRLPMEALFQMRPGGDYAPNPLMNSIKLPDYRGTSLSPGGSEKRSWRDDDSRISHDDDYVLAAAAAAAAGAGPGGLLPPKPKRAKAETHGHAGDPDLPFVCDQCDKAFAKQSSLARHKYEHSGQRPYQCMDCPKAFKHKHHLTEHKRLHSGEKPFQCSKCLKRFSHSGSYSQHMNHRYSYCKPYRE; this is encoded by the exons ATGTTGTCCTGTTTGGCGCCATCGTCTTCACGTTTTGGCCAAGAGGATAACATTATACAGCAGAGCATGCCATCGTCCACAGCCTTCTCCATGCAGT TTCCCTCTTTGGCGTCCTCTTTGCACCACCATCAAGCACACAGCAAGCCCAGCAATGTGGCTGCCAGTGAAGAGCATGCCACGCATGCAACCAGCGCCACAGCGAATGCGGCAGATGACTATTTGGTCAAGTGCACGCAGTGCCACAAACGCTTCAATGAGTTTCAG TCCCTCAGCGAGCACATTGCCCGCGAGCATCCGCACGACAAGCTCAACTATGAGCCGCTGCGTCAAGCTGGCGCTGCGCAGCCCGAGAGCGATGCCGAGGAGGATGAGCAAAGCAatttgagcagcagcagtcgacgCTACAACAAATCGCCctcaaataacaacaacaacaacattgagacagccaaaaatcaaaacaacagcagccaacagcaattGACATCGCCGCTCTGTTCACCTGTTGCccaaaatcaacagcagcagcagccaccgccaccgcccaGCGATCTCTTTGCCCATCTGCCGCATCCTCCGCCACAGCTGCCCGCACATTTGCATGCTCAATTCATGGCCGCCGCCGCCTTGGCCATGCAATCGGCACGCTCCGCCAGCTCACCCAGCCACCCGCTACACCatcaccaacaacaccaacagcagcagcagcaacaccatcagcagcagcagcaacagttgccacagCAAGCGGgacagctgttgttgccgccacCGCAAacgggcagcaacagcagcgtggGCAGCAATTCAGCCTATGAGCTGGATCTGAGTGCGCCACGTTCAACTTCGAGTCCGGGCTCGACAACGGGCGATCTCAGCGCTGCCTTTCCCTGCATGCAATGCACGGCGGCGTTTGCCACACGCGAGCAACTCGAACAGCATCAGCTGCTGCACTCGCCCACAGGACAGCAGACGACACAGAATGTGGCACAG acttgcaaaatatgcaacaagGCATTCGCCAATGTCTATCGACTGCAGCGCCACATGATCAGCCACGATGAGTCGGCGCTGCTCCGCAAATTCAAATGCGGACTCTGCGAGAAGGCCTTCAAGTTCAAGCACCATCTGAAGGAACATGTGCGCATTCATTCCGGCGAGAAGCCTTTCGGCTGCGACAAGTGTGGCAAGCGTTTCTCGCACTCCGGCAGCTTCTCCTCCCACATGACCTCGAAGAAATGCATCAGCATGGGCCTCAAGCagaacaacggcaacaacagcaatcaaaacaacggcaacaactcGAATTCCAATTCGCGGCAATTGCTCAAGAGTTTGGATAAAAACGGACGTTCGCCCACAGATCAAATGGCTGGCAAACGTGGCTGCAAGTTGCCACTGGAGGCGACGAATCCTCTCCTGCCCAATCCCATGAACTATTTCGCTGGCGAAGCACAAGTGCCACAAGTTCCGGCTGGCGCTGGAGCTGCGGCCAATGCGGCTGCGCCGCCTTTCTATCCCAACTACAGTGCCATGAGCACAGCGTTGTTGGCGTTTCCCAATGCCTTCATGGCTGCTGCACTCGATCCACGCATGCATCCCTATAGCATACAGCGACTGCTGGAGCTGACAGCCgcacaacagcatcagcagcaacagttgcaccgcgaggagcaacagcaactagagcaacagcagcacttggagcaacaacaaccgttGTATGAGCCCAGCAGGGAGGAGGAAGAAACGCCCGATGAACCCAAACTTGTGATGGATCTGGAGGAGTCAGAACTGAAGCCAGCCAGTCCAGAGTTGCCTGCAGCTGAACCCGTTGTGCCGCTAAAGCAGGAGCCAAGTCGCGAGGCGACGCCAGCGCTGTTAGAAAGTGCGCCTGCCACGCCCCAAAACATCAAGCAGGAGGCCCAAGAGCCGCAGGAGCAACAGGAGCCAGAACTGCAGCTGGAAGAGCAAgaggaagagcagcagcaggtgacGACGCCACAAGAGTTGCGCTGCAGTCGCTGTGCCAAGCAGTTCAATCATCCCACAGAGCTCGTGCAGCACGAGAAAGTGCTGTGCGGTCTGATCAAAGAAGAACTCGAGCAGCactatcaacaacaacaacaacaacaacaacaacaacaacagcagcagcaacaactgcaacagcagcaacagcaacattcaAGCTTTGTGCTGCCCAGCGATGCtgaagaggaggaagaagaTGTGGAGGAGGAGCCACGTTCCATGCAGGATTACAACGCCGGaggcagcagcgacagcgggGAGCGCAAAGTTCGTGTTCGCACCGCCATCAacgaggagcagcagcaacaactcaaGCAACATTACGCACACAATGCGCGTCCAAGTCGCGACGACTTTCGCCTGATTGCCTCGCGTCTGCAGCTCGATGCCCGTGTCGTCCAAGTGTGGTTCCAAAACAATCGCTCACGCGAACGCAAGATGCAGAGCTACAACAACGAGCCAcaagtggcagccacaacaacagttgcaccaacagcagctgcagcgcctTCCGCTGCCGATCAGCCGCTGGATTTGTCCGTCAAACGCGATGCTTCTCCGCTCTACGGACTTGCGCCACAACCCAGCGCTTTGAGCGTGCCCACAGCTGATTTTCCCGAGAGCATGGCCATCAATCTGAGCCGCAAGCTGTCCAGCTCGGCCTCGATGTCGCCGGCCTCGTTGTCGCCCTGCTCGGGTGCCTCGTCGCTGCAACAatcggcagctgctgcagccgccGCTGCTTTGTACTTTGCGCCGCCCTCGCCACCGAGTCATCTGCATGAGGCAGTGCCTCCGTTGGCGCCACGCGGTCAACCCTTTGCCAACTTGCCGTCCTATCTGATGCCCCGACTGCCCATGGAGGCATTGTTCCAGATGCGTCCCGGCGGCGATTATGCGCCCAATCCGCTGATGAACAGTATAAAGCTGCCCGACTATCGCGGCACCAGTTTGAGTCCCGGTGGCAGCGAGAAACGTTCGTGGCGCGACGACGATTCGCGCATCTCGCACGACGATGATTACGTTTTGGCAgccgcagcggcagctgcagctggagcaggTCCGGGTGGATTGTTGCCACCGAAGCCGAAGCGTGCCAAGGCCGAGACACATGGACATGCGGGTGATCCTGATCTGCCATTCGTGTGCGATCAATGCGACAAGGCGTTTGCCAAGCAGAGTTCCCTGGCACGTCACAAATACGAGCATTCCG gTCAACGACCCTATCAGTGCATGGATTGCCCCAAGGCCTTCAAGCACAAGCATCATCTGACGGAGCACAAGCGTTTGCATTCCGGCGAGAAGCCATTTCAGTGCTCCAAGTGCCTGAAGCGCTTCTCGCACTCGGGCAGCTACAGCCAGCACATGAACCACCGTTACTCCTACTGCAAGCCATACAGGGAATAG
- the LOC117574712 gene encoding zinc finger protein 1 isoform X2, whose translation MCVCLCVCALALRVLRMRMKQKKSNSNNNTTTTVTMSAARVLAYNSVLEHGHTCKICNKAFANVYRLQRHMISHDESALLRKFKCGLCEKAFKFKHHLKEHVRIHSGEKPFGCDKCGKRFSHSGSFSSHMTSKKCISMGLKQNNGNNSNQNNGNNSNSNSRQLLKSLDKNGRSPTDQMAGKRGCKLPLEATNPLLPNPMNYFAGEAQVPQVPAGAGAAANAAAPPFYPNYSAMSTALLAFPNAFMAAALDPRMHPYSIQRLLELTAAQQHQQQQLHREEQQQLEQQQHLEQQQPLYEPSREEEETPDEPKLVMDLEESELKPASPELPAAEPVVPLKQEPSREATPALLESAPATPQNIKQEAQEPQEQQEPELQLEEQEEEQQQVTTPQELRCSRCAKQFNHPTELVQHEKVLCGLIKEELEQHYQQQQQQQQQQQQQQQQLQQQQQQHSSFVLPSDAEEEEEDVEEEPRSMQDYNAGGSSDSGERKVRVRTAINEEQQQQLKQHYAHNARPSRDDFRLIASRLQLDARVVQVWFQNNRSRERKMQSYNNEPQVAATTTVAPTAAAAPSAADQPLDLSVKRDASPLYGLAPQPSALSVPTADFPESMAINLSRKLSSSASMSPASLSPCSGASSLQQSAAAAAAAALYFAPPSPPSHLHEAVPPLAPRGQPFANLPSYLMPRLPMEALFQMRPGGDYAPNPLMNSIKLPDYRGTSLSPGGSEKRSWRDDDSRISHDDDYVLAAAAAAAAGAGPGGLLPPKPKRAKAETHGHAGDPDLPFVCDQCDKAFAKQSSLARHKYEHSGQRPYQCMDCPKAFKHKHHLTEHKRLHSGEKPFQCSKCLKRFSHSGSYSQHMNHRYSYCKPYRE comes from the exons atgtgtgtgtgtttgtgcgtgtgcGCACTTGCTTTGCGCGTGCTGCGTATGAGAatgaagcagaagaagagcaacagcaataacaacacaacaacaactgtaacaATGTCAGCTGCTCGGGTGCTGGCGTACAATAGTGTGTTGGAGCATGGACAT acttgcaaaatatgcaacaagGCATTCGCCAATGTCTATCGACTGCAGCGCCACATGATCAGCCACGATGAGTCGGCGCTGCTCCGCAAATTCAAATGCGGACTCTGCGAGAAGGCCTTCAAGTTCAAGCACCATCTGAAGGAACATGTGCGCATTCATTCCGGCGAGAAGCCTTTCGGCTGCGACAAGTGTGGCAAGCGTTTCTCGCACTCCGGCAGCTTCTCCTCCCACATGACCTCGAAGAAATGCATCAGCATGGGCCTCAAGCagaacaacggcaacaacagcaatcaaaacaacggcaacaactcGAATTCCAATTCGCGGCAATTGCTCAAGAGTTTGGATAAAAACGGACGTTCGCCCACAGATCAAATGGCTGGCAAACGTGGCTGCAAGTTGCCACTGGAGGCGACGAATCCTCTCCTGCCCAATCCCATGAACTATTTCGCTGGCGAAGCACAAGTGCCACAAGTTCCGGCTGGCGCTGGAGCTGCGGCCAATGCGGCTGCGCCGCCTTTCTATCCCAACTACAGTGCCATGAGCACAGCGTTGTTGGCGTTTCCCAATGCCTTCATGGCTGCTGCACTCGATCCACGCATGCATCCCTATAGCATACAGCGACTGCTGGAGCTGACAGCCgcacaacagcatcagcagcaacagttgcaccgcgaggagcaacagcaactagagcaacagcagcacttggagcaacaacaaccgttGTATGAGCCCAGCAGGGAGGAGGAAGAAACGCCCGATGAACCCAAACTTGTGATGGATCTGGAGGAGTCAGAACTGAAGCCAGCCAGTCCAGAGTTGCCTGCAGCTGAACCCGTTGTGCCGCTAAAGCAGGAGCCAAGTCGCGAGGCGACGCCAGCGCTGTTAGAAAGTGCGCCTGCCACGCCCCAAAACATCAAGCAGGAGGCCCAAGAGCCGCAGGAGCAACAGGAGCCAGAACTGCAGCTGGAAGAGCAAgaggaagagcagcagcaggtgacGACGCCACAAGAGTTGCGCTGCAGTCGCTGTGCCAAGCAGTTCAATCATCCCACAGAGCTCGTGCAGCACGAGAAAGTGCTGTGCGGTCTGATCAAAGAAGAACTCGAGCAGCactatcaacaacaacaacaacaacaacaacaacaacaacagcagcagcaacaactgcaacagcagcaacagcaacattcaAGCTTTGTGCTGCCCAGCGATGCtgaagaggaggaagaagaTGTGGAGGAGGAGCCACGTTCCATGCAGGATTACAACGCCGGaggcagcagcgacagcgggGAGCGCAAAGTTCGTGTTCGCACCGCCATCAacgaggagcagcagcaacaactcaaGCAACATTACGCACACAATGCGCGTCCAAGTCGCGACGACTTTCGCCTGATTGCCTCGCGTCTGCAGCTCGATGCCCGTGTCGTCCAAGTGTGGTTCCAAAACAATCGCTCACGCGAACGCAAGATGCAGAGCTACAACAACGAGCCAcaagtggcagccacaacaacagttgcaccaacagcagctgcagcgcctTCCGCTGCCGATCAGCCGCTGGATTTGTCCGTCAAACGCGATGCTTCTCCGCTCTACGGACTTGCGCCACAACCCAGCGCTTTGAGCGTGCCCACAGCTGATTTTCCCGAGAGCATGGCCATCAATCTGAGCCGCAAGCTGTCCAGCTCGGCCTCGATGTCGCCGGCCTCGTTGTCGCCCTGCTCGGGTGCCTCGTCGCTGCAACAatcggcagctgctgcagccgccGCTGCTTTGTACTTTGCGCCGCCCTCGCCACCGAGTCATCTGCATGAGGCAGTGCCTCCGTTGGCGCCACGCGGTCAACCCTTTGCCAACTTGCCGTCCTATCTGATGCCCCGACTGCCCATGGAGGCATTGTTCCAGATGCGTCCCGGCGGCGATTATGCGCCCAATCCGCTGATGAACAGTATAAAGCTGCCCGACTATCGCGGCACCAGTTTGAGTCCCGGTGGCAGCGAGAAACGTTCGTGGCGCGACGACGATTCGCGCATCTCGCACGACGATGATTACGTTTTGGCAgccgcagcggcagctgcagctggagcaggTCCGGGTGGATTGTTGCCACCGAAGCCGAAGCGTGCCAAGGCCGAGACACATGGACATGCGGGTGATCCTGATCTGCCATTCGTGTGCGATCAATGCGACAAGGCGTTTGCCAAGCAGAGTTCCCTGGCACGTCACAAATACGAGCATTCCG gTCAACGACCCTATCAGTGCATGGATTGCCCCAAGGCCTTCAAGCACAAGCATCATCTGACGGAGCACAAGCGTTTGCATTCCGGCGAGAAGCCATTTCAGTGCTCCAAGTGCCTGAAGCGCTTCTCGCACTCGGGCAGCTACAGCCAGCACATGAACCACCGTTACTCCTACTGCAAGCCATACAGGGAATAG